From one Candidatus Omnitrophota bacterium genomic stretch:
- a CDS encoding bifunctional aspartate transaminase/aspartate 4-decarboxylase codes for MKRSDQEKGYEALSPFELKNKLMAMAQCRRERIMLNAGRGNPNWVAIEPREGFFQFGMFALEESQRSPHRPGLGSVAQKEGLSKRFKDFLTKNSGKPGIAFLDGVFSYACAELKIAGDDFLNEMVDAVLGDHYPTPDRMLELCERIVHKYFEQEMFGGASVGKFDLFATEGGTAAMDYIFTSLSENRLIHKGDKIAIGTPIFTPYIEIPRLNDYELVEIEIKQDENSDWQYPDSEIEKLADPAVKAFFLVNPSNPTSVSMQQKSLDKITELVKNRRKDLIVLTDDVYGTFVNGFKSLAAAAPHNTILVYSFSKYFGATGWRLGVIGIHEDNVFDKRIAALPAAEKEELHARYCAVELDPDHMKLIDRMVADSRSVALHHTAGLSTPQQVMMVMFALHCLTNKSGDYKKMAQDIVTRRFKDLYTSLGTPYPDNLYDAHYYTTIDIPELAKARYGGDFAAYLIKNHEPIDFVWCLASKKSIVLMDGGGFDAPNMSVRVSLANLDDDAYKAIGKGISELLAEYHHVWQMSSQKTEGRTHAA; via the coding sequence ATGAAACGTTCGGACCAGGAAAAAGGTTATGAGGCGCTTAGCCCATTTGAGCTCAAAAATAAGTTGATGGCCATGGCGCAATGCCGCCGCGAGAGGATCATGTTAAATGCCGGAAGGGGAAATCCAAACTGGGTTGCCATAGAGCCCAGAGAAGGGTTCTTCCAATTCGGCATGTTCGCTCTGGAGGAGTCCCAGAGGTCGCCGCACAGGCCCGGGCTCGGGTCCGTAGCGCAAAAAGAGGGACTTTCAAAAAGATTCAAAGACTTTCTCACTAAGAACTCCGGCAAGCCTGGGATTGCGTTTCTCGACGGCGTCTTCAGCTACGCATGCGCAGAGCTGAAAATAGCAGGGGATGACTTTCTTAACGAGATGGTGGACGCCGTACTCGGCGACCACTATCCAACGCCGGACAGGATGCTTGAACTATGCGAAAGGATAGTCCATAAATATTTCGAACAGGAGATGTTCGGCGGCGCATCCGTAGGGAAATTCGATCTCTTTGCTACAGAGGGCGGCACGGCTGCCATGGATTATATATTTACAAGCCTGTCGGAAAACAGATTGATCCATAAAGGCGATAAGATCGCGATAGGCACTCCTATCTTCACGCCGTATATAGAAATACCGCGGCTTAACGATTATGAGCTTGTAGAGATAGAGATCAAACAGGATGAAAATTCCGACTGGCAATATCCCGATTCGGAGATCGAAAAACTGGCCGATCCCGCGGTAAAGGCGTTCTTCCTGGTCAACCCATCCAATCCCACGTCCGTCAGCATGCAGCAGAAGTCGCTCGATAAGATAACAGAACTCGTGAAGAACCGCAGAAAAGATCTTATAGTGCTTACCGACGACGTGTACGGTACGTTCGTCAACGGTTTCAAATCGCTGGCCGCGGCGGCTCCGCATAACACGATCCTCGTCTATTCATTTTCAAAATATTTCGGCGCTACAGGGTGGCGCCTGGGGGTCATAGGCATACACGAGGATAACGTTTTCGATAAGCGCATAGCGGCATTGCCGGCGGCCGAAAAGGAAGAGCTCCATGCCCGTTACTGCGCCGTGGAGTTGGATCCGGACCACATGAAATTGATTGACCGCATGGTAGCCGACTCACGGTCGGTAGCGCTTCATCATACAGCGGGACTTTCGACGCCCCAGCAGGTGATGATGGTGATGTTCGCGCTGCACTGCCTTACGAATAAAAGCGGCGATTACAAAAAGATGGCCCAGGATATCGTGACGAGGCGGTTCAAGGACCTGTATACATCTCTCGGGACGCCGTATCCTGATAATTTATACGACGCGCACTACTACACCACGATCGATATCCCGGAGCTCGCGAAGGCGAGATACGGCGGGGACTTCGCCGCGTACCTTATTAAGAACCACGAGCCGATAGATTTCGTGTGGTGCCTCGCCTCGAAAAAGTCGATCGTATTGATGGACGGCGGAGGATTCGACGCGCCCAACATGTCGGTCAGGGTATCTTTAGCCAATCTCGACGACGACGCGTACAAGGCGATCGGCAAAGGAATAAGCGAGCTTCTTGCGGAGTACCACCATGTATGGCAGATGTCGAGCCAAAAGACGGAGGGGAGGACCCATGCTGCGTGA
- a CDS encoding DUF4062 domain-containing protein codes for MKYKIFISSVQKEFKDERKALRDYIHSDALLNRFFEVFLFEDLPASNRHPDKAYIDEVKKCDIYLGLFGDQYGVVDEKGISSTHKEFMSAKQLGKSRVIFIKGSDDKTRDSKMRTLIKEAGSQVIRRRFQTTSELISSVYASLVNYLAAKDLLRAGPFDATICRDASLKDLSTEKIKKFIRIARETRGFPLRESAQPKEVLEQLNLLRKGKPTNAAILLFGKEPQRFLISSEVKCAHFHGTEAHKPIPSYQVYKGTAFEVTDQALNFVLSKIDLAVGTRAKSVQAPVEYEIPPDVVREAIVNAVAHRDYTSNGSVQVMLFSNRLEVWNPGTLPPSLTLDKLRKPHSSVPANPLLAESLYLAKYIERMGTGTRDMIQDCRNAGLAEPDFSLTDGFVTTVYRKPGRAFEAVGGKRQSESPTQSPTQSIDPVIRILDALRRGNRTAGDLRSTLGIKHRPTFRTNYLHPALKEKLIEYTIPNKPTSRLQKYRLTKKGAEYLRKRGKK; via the coding sequence ATGAAATATAAAATATTCATTAGTAGTGTTCAAAAAGAGTTTAAGGATGAGCGTAAAGCACTGAGAGACTATATTCATTCCGACGCGCTGCTCAACCGATTTTTTGAGGTCTTTTTGTTTGAAGATCTACCTGCCAGCAATCGCCATCCGGACAAAGCTTATATAGACGAAGTAAAAAAGTGCGATATTTACCTTGGTCTTTTTGGCGATCAATATGGCGTTGTGGATGAAAAAGGAATATCCTCGACACATAAAGAGTTTATGTCGGCAAAACAGCTGGGAAAATCGAGGGTTATCTTTATCAAAGGAAGCGATGATAAGACCCGAGATTCAAAGATGCGTACCTTAATTAAAGAGGCGGGCTCACAGGTTATTCGCCGTCGCTTTCAAACTACCTCTGAGCTAATTTCTTCGGTCTATGCCAGTTTAGTAAATTATCTGGCAGCCAAAGATCTGCTTCGGGCCGGGCCGTTCGATGCCACTATTTGTCGAGATGCATCTCTTAAAGACCTTTCCACGGAAAAAATAAAAAAGTTTATCAGGATAGCGCGAGAAACCAGAGGCTTTCCGCTACGAGAAAGCGCCCAGCCAAAAGAAGTGTTAGAGCAATTAAATCTTCTCAGGAAAGGCAAACCTACAAATGCCGCAATTCTTCTTTTTGGGAAAGAGCCCCAGCGCTTTTTAATCTCATCCGAGGTCAAATGCGCGCATTTCCATGGTACCGAAGCTCACAAACCTATTCCCTCTTATCAGGTATATAAAGGAACTGCATTCGAGGTGACGGATCAGGCGCTCAACTTCGTCCTGTCGAAGATCGATCTTGCTGTAGGTACAAGAGCAAAAAGCGTGCAAGCCCCGGTTGAATATGAAATACCTCCCGATGTAGTCAGGGAAGCTATTGTTAACGCGGTAGCTCATAGGGATTATACGAGTAACGGCAGCGTTCAGGTGATGCTGTTTTCCAATAGATTGGAAGTATGGAATCCAGGGACATTGCCACCCTCGCTTACTTTAGACAAGCTACGCAAGCCCCACAGCTCTGTTCCGGCAAATCCGCTTCTTGCGGAATCGCTTTATCTTGCCAAGTATATCGAACGTATGGGTACAGGTACAAGAGACATGATTCAAGATTGTAGAAATGCGGGACTTGCGGAACCGGATTTTAGTCTTACAGACGGGTTCGTGACTACAGTGTATCGTAAGCCCGGCCGTGCTTTTGAAGCCGTGGGTGGTAAACGGCAATCGGAGTCACCGACCCAGTCACCGACCCAGTCGATCGACCCAGTAATTCGTATTTTAGATGCTCTCCGTCGAGGGAACAGAACAGCCGGCGACTTACGCTCCACCTTGGGGATCAAGCATCGCCCTACATTCAGAACGAACTATTTGCATCCGGCGTTGAAAGAAAAGTTGATCGAATATACCATACCAAATAAACCAACTAGTCGTTTACAGAAATACCGTTTGACTAAAAAAGGCGCCGAATATTTAAGAAAACGAGGCAAGAAATAA
- the pyk gene encoding pyruvate kinase — translation MVRTKIICTLGPASSSETAVRKMMRAGMDVARLNFSHGKPQELLHKTGLIRLLNAKYNRRVKLLGDLQGHRIRIGDLAMPLELKRRKIIWLTQQEVSNSREKIPFDYMGPLGSIKDGSQVFIDDGNIALEVIGRTMSSLKTRVEIGGLLKGRKGVNIPEARLEFGGISRKDIDDISFCEKHGVEYIAQSFVRAGNDILDVRGLLKKGSRCRVIAKIENREGIKNIDEIIKVSDGVMIARGDMGVSLPIYEIPVIQKMIIKKCNRAGKFVITATQMLESMTESLRPTRAEVTDVANAIIDGTDFVMLSAESAVGKYPVETVAMMNDIIKFTEGYLKRPMREI, via the coding sequence ATGGTCAGGACAAAGATTATCTGCACGCTCGGCCCGGCGTCATCAAGCGAAACAGCGGTCAGGAAGATGATGCGCGCGGGCATGGATGTCGCGCGCTTGAATTTCTCGCACGGTAAACCGCAGGAGTTACTCCACAAAACAGGCCTCATACGTCTCTTAAACGCGAAATATAACAGGCGCGTAAAACTTCTCGGAGATCTTCAGGGCCACCGCATAAGGATAGGTGATCTCGCTATGCCTCTTGAGCTTAAGAGACGCAAGATCATATGGCTTACCCAACAAGAGGTAAGCAACTCGCGCGAAAAGATACCTTTTGATTATATGGGCCCGCTAGGCAGTATAAAGGACGGATCCCAAGTATTCATAGACGACGGAAACATCGCCCTGGAGGTTATCGGACGGACAATGAGCAGCCTGAAGACCAGAGTAGAGATCGGCGGCCTGCTGAAAGGGCGCAAAGGGGTGAATATTCCTGAAGCCAGGCTTGAATTCGGCGGCATAAGCCGGAAGGATATCGATGATATATCTTTTTGCGAAAAACACGGGGTGGAATATATCGCCCAGTCGTTTGTGCGCGCCGGGAATGATATTTTAGATGTAAGGGGATTGCTTAAGAAAGGGTCGCGGTGCCGGGTCATCGCCAAAATAGAGAATAGGGAAGGTATAAAAAATATAGATGAAATAATCAAGGTCTCGGACGGCGTCATGATAGCGCGCGGGGATATGGGCGTATCTCTGCCCATCTATGAAATTCCCGTTATTCAGAAGATGATAATAAAAAAATGCAACCGCGCCGGAAAATTCGTTATCACCGCGACACAGATGCTTGAGAGCATGACCGAAAGCCTCCGGCCTACCCGCGCCGAGGTGACCGATGTGGCAAACGCCATAATAGACGGCACGGATTTTGTCATGCTTTCCGCCGAGTCGGCCGTCGGAAAATACCCGGTCGAGACAGTCGCCATGATGAACGATATTATAAAGTTTACAGAAGGGTACCTGAAACGGCCGATGCGGGAGATATAA
- a CDS encoding MBL fold metallo-hydrolase, translating into MSYLKVCVLRSGSGGNCAAIWTARSGILIDCAGLSLKEFEKDLSDIELDPSRLSGIVITHGHEDHICKNTFKIALRYGIPIYIHHDTYQVVRERYCIEDRQFKLTHHTDKPFMINDLKITPFKTFHNGGYAGKPFGFCIEHRQKSSRRKVGFLTDTSKVTDSMVRMLHDCKCLIIECNHDADLAQEISPDQLTWREHLDNEAAAEALVKIKNGSADSSALKYVFLAHISERHNEQGTLISRISDSIGKDNITGCDLMLTYRGKRTQVKDIL; encoded by the coding sequence GTGTCGTATTTAAAAGTATGCGTTCTTAGAAGCGGCAGCGGCGGTAATTGCGCCGCTATATGGACGGCGAGATCCGGTATCCTGATCGATTGCGCGGGCTTAAGTTTGAAGGAATTCGAAAAAGATTTGAGCGATATCGAGTTAGACCCGTCACGGTTAAGCGGTATAGTTATAACGCACGGCCATGAAGATCACATCTGCAAAAATACTTTTAAGATAGCCCTCCGCTACGGGATACCGATCTATATCCACCATGACACATATCAAGTCGTCAGGGAAAGATATTGCATAGAAGACCGTCAATTTAAATTGACGCATCATACGGATAAGCCTTTTATGATAAACGACCTGAAGATCACACCCTTTAAAACATTCCATAACGGCGGCTATGCGGGCAAGCCGTTCGGTTTTTGTATAGAGCATAGACAGAAGAGTTCGCGCCGAAAGGTGGGCTTTTTAACGGATACTAGCAAGGTAACGGACAGCATGGTCAGGATGCTGCATGATTGCAAATGCCTGATAATCGAATGTAACCATGATGCTGATCTGGCGCAGGAAATATCGCCGGACCAGTTGACCTGGAGAGAGCACCTTGATAATGAGGCCGCGGCCGAAGCACTGGTAAAGATAAAAAACGGCTCTGCCGACAGCTCCGCGTTAAAGTACGTCTTCCTGGCGCATATAAGCGAAAGGCACAACGAGCAAGGAACCCTCATCAGCCGGATATCGGATAGCATCGGTAAAGATAATATTACGGGCTGCGACCTGATGTTAACCTATCGCGGGAAAAGGACGCAGGTTAAAGATATACTATGA
- a CDS encoding carbohydrate porin: protein MNKKITAATVVLWFVFAAAAVYAAGDKNDVFDTSKFNDWLSQETASGNWSGLRPTLENAGISISSNYTTDIGGNPTGGLKQVVKYSGFLSLAGAFDFEKIASIKGLSLKVSNFLATGRDISAAIGSFYSPQEVFTSGDYFFGELDLSLSVLDDTFTFEVGRIFAGDIFAVSPMFQYYLTGAVDGRLSAIPSDVFFPHYSVAAWGTRVTYQPNKDWHIIGGLYNADPNVAIVKMHGSDFNFDMDKGYLAVGQLTYRHGQERGGLISPGGVSFGSYYESSRFTDLSNPTKRRHGNYGFYLMADKMIYRGEWPEYEGPPHMMSGAMMAQRLKKPYSQQTTLPLDRPKGLTVWGAAAIAPQDHINTQTYEIATGLVYQGLPPNRNRDVTALAFILGHFSGKLEGQSDEMILELNHRFQLGPWCYVTPDIQYIINPNGQSNIKDALVLGLETSFNF, encoded by the coding sequence ATGAATAAAAAAATAACAGCGGCCACTGTAGTATTATGGTTTGTATTTGCAGCGGCCGCGGTATATGCCGCAGGCGACAAGAACGACGTCTTTGATACATCGAAGTTTAACGACTGGCTGTCTCAGGAGACGGCTAGCGGTAACTGGTCCGGCCTGCGTCCGACGCTCGAGAACGCTGGCATATCCATATCCTCAAACTATACTACGGATATTGGCGGCAATCCTACAGGTGGGCTCAAGCAGGTCGTTAAATATTCCGGGTTCCTTTCTCTTGCGGGCGCATTTGATTTCGAGAAGATCGCTTCCATTAAGGGGCTGTCGCTGAAAGTAAGCAATTTCCTGGCCACCGGCCGCGACATATCGGCGGCCATAGGTTCTTTCTACAGCCCGCAGGAGGTATTTACCTCCGGCGACTACTTTTTCGGCGAGCTCGACCTTTCTCTGTCGGTACTTGACGATACTTTTACCTTCGAAGTCGGCCGTATATTCGCCGGAGACATCTTTGCCGTTTCTCCCATGTTCCAGTATTATCTGACAGGCGCGGTAGACGGAAGATTGTCCGCCATCCCTTCAGATGTCTTCTTCCCGCATTATAGCGTCGCCGCATGGGGCACGAGGGTTACATATCAGCCGAACAAAGACTGGCATATCATAGGAGGCCTCTATAACGCCGATCCGAATGTTGCAATTGTAAAGATGCACGGATCGGATTTTAACTTTGACATGGACAAAGGCTATCTTGCGGTGGGGCAGCTCACTTACAGGCACGGACAGGAGAGGGGAGGCCTGATCTCGCCCGGAGGCGTCTCATTCGGAAGCTATTACGAGTCCAGCCGGTTTACCGACCTGTCGAATCCCACCAAGCGCCGGCACGGTAATTACGGCTTCTATCTTATGGCCGATAAGATGATATATAGGGGCGAGTGGCCTGAGTATGAAGGCCCTCCCCACATGATGTCAGGCGCAATGATGGCGCAGCGCCTCAAAAAGCCCTATAGCCAGCAAACTACCTTGCCGCTTGACAGGCCGAAGGGGCTTACGGTATGGGGCGCCGCTGCCATTGCTCCGCAGGACCATATAAATACCCAAACATATGAGATCGCGACCGGCCTCGTCTATCAGGGCCTTCCGCCTAACCGCAACCGCGATGTTACGGCTCTCGCTTTTATCCTCGGGCATTTCAGCGGGAAATTAGAAGGTCAGAGCGATGAAATGATTCTGGAATTGAACCACAGGTTCCAACTTGGGCCGTGGTGCTACGTTACGCCGGATATACAATATATAATAAACCCGAATGGGCAGAGCAATATCAAAGACGCTCTGGTTTTAGGATTAGAAACAAGCTTTAACTTTTAA
- a CDS encoding asparaginase, producing MKTLRRIALSISCIAALAVFAAYSYAELPTVVIVTTGGTIAEKTDPKTGGAVPAVSGKDLIEAVPGLGKTANIEVVNLCNIDSSQMTPEIWSNLSKAVDERLVDPKVKGAVITHGTDTMAEGAYFLGLTLKSDKPVVFVGAMRDASDVSPDGPANILNAVTQVCSEEAKDFGVTVTLNQYINSARNVVKTNSTNVQTFDSGEKGYLGYIAMGKVIRYNDAPPRQRLPLPDKLPNVTFLSTFAGDDGSLARFATDNGAKGIVIDAVGAGNVNAKVYEAVKYAISKGVVVVITTSVYHTGVWPMYGDQGGGETLERNGAILGGDLTGAKARLLLMLAIAKEKGDVSKIKTYFKR from the coding sequence ATGAAGACACTTAGACGCATAGCGCTTTCGATCTCGTGTATAGCGGCCTTGGCAGTTTTTGCCGCCTATTCTTACGCGGAATTACCTACTGTGGTAATAGTAACGACCGGCGGTACTATAGCCGAGAAGACAGACCCGAAAACAGGCGGCGCGGTCCCCGCAGTATCCGGCAAGGACCTCATAGAAGCCGTTCCGGGGTTAGGCAAGACCGCCAATATAGAGGTAGTAAATCTATGTAATATAGATAGCTCACAGATGACGCCCGAGATCTGGTCAAATTTGTCTAAGGCTGTCGATGAGCGCCTCGTCGACCCTAAGGTAAAAGGGGCGGTCATTACCCATGGCACCGATACGATGGCTGAAGGGGCATACTTCCTCGGCCTTACCTTAAAGAGCGACAAGCCTGTAGTATTTGTAGGCGCGATGCGCGACGCCTCCGATGTATCGCCCGATGGGCCGGCGAACATCCTGAATGCTGTAACGCAAGTCTGTTCGGAAGAGGCGAAAGATTTCGGCGTTACCGTAACGCTTAACCAGTATATCAATTCCGCGAGAAACGTGGTGAAGACCAATTCGACCAATGTGCAGACATTCGATTCAGGGGAGAAGGGTTATCTGGGGTACATAGCGATGGGAAAGGTCATCCGTTATAATGACGCGCCTCCGCGGCAGAGACTTCCTCTTCCCGATAAATTACCAAATGTGACTTTCCTTAGCACATTTGCAGGAGATGACGGCTCGCTAGCGCGCTTTGCGACGGACAACGGCGCTAAAGGCATAGTGATAGACGCTGTCGGCGCGGGCAACGTCAACGCGAAAGTTTATGAAGCCGTTAAATACGCTATCTCCAAAGGCGTAGTTGTTGTAATAACCACGAGCGTTTATCATACAGGTGTCTGGCCCATGTACGGCGACCAGGGCGGCGGCGAGACCCTCGAACGAAACGGCGCCATATTGGGCGGCGACCTGACCGGCGCTAAGGCGCGCCTTCTTCTAATGCTGGCGATAGCCAAAGAAAAAGGCGACGTGTCCAAAATCAAGACGTATTTTAAGCGCTAA
- a CDS encoding helix-turn-helix domain-containing protein, translating to MVKALSESYTSEEVAQYLKLHPYTVRRLAREKKIPAFRVGGQWRFRRDDIDRWARAYPFVDKKGR from the coding sequence ATGGTAAAAGCACTATCGGAATCATACACTTCAGAAGAAGTCGCGCAGTATCTTAAGCTACATCCTTATACCGTGCGTCGCCTTGCGCGGGAAAAGAAAATACCGGCTTTTCGCGTCGGAGGCCAGTGGCGATTTAGAAGAGACGATATCGACAGATGGGCACGAGCATACCCTTTTGTAGATAAGAAAGGGCGCTAA
- the aspT gene encoding aspartate-alanine antiporter — MLRDIADLMRANPEIVLFLALAIGYFAGKRFKIFGFSLGSTASILLAAIVVGQVGITVPSIVKNIAFALFIFTVGYKVGPQFFGSLKKQGMNYLWLTIAVAITALATTIVIGKMAHLDKGTTAGMFAGSMTTSAALGTGGDAIKHLGITAEAKNTLDSNMAVAYAITYIFGTAGTIVLIKMAPVLFKIDLKAEAKKLEEQMGAAESDEDSQGEFSWTARLDMRAYTALNGAIIGKSISQVEALFPARVAIDKIKRGGNVIECAPETVVAREDTLLVLGATAQLTHADELLGPEVDRAAVIDVVGEIMDVCILNKEVAGKTLGELGRLKLAHGIFLRKATRQGHELPIIPGTVVHKCDILQLVGAKDDVEKAVKFLGYAERPTTVTDLVTVAVGCILGTLLGLIVVPVCGIPVTLGTGGGVLVAGLLCGWLRSMHPTFGQIPGGAQWILGDLGLNLFVACVGVSAGPQALNAIRTTGLSVFLGGIAVTTLPIIVLLFLGLKVLKMNPILLLGAGTGSHNCTASLNAIIEASGSPLAVLGYAAPYAFANVILTVWGTIIVSMM; from the coding sequence ATGCTGCGTGATATTGCGGATCTGATGCGCGCCAATCCGGAAATAGTGTTATTCCTGGCGCTTGCTATAGGCTATTTCGCAGGCAAGCGATTTAAGATATTCGGATTTTCTCTCGGTTCCACCGCGTCTATATTACTTGCCGCCATTGTCGTAGGCCAGGTAGGCATAACGGTACCGTCTATAGTGAAGAATATAGCCTTCGCGCTATTTATATTTACCGTAGGCTACAAGGTCGGGCCGCAGTTCTTCGGCTCGCTCAAGAAGCAGGGAATGAATTATCTTTGGCTGACGATTGCGGTGGCTATAACGGCGCTCGCGACGACCATCGTTATAGGTAAGATGGCACACTTGGACAAAGGAACCACCGCAGGTATGTTTGCCGGCTCGATGACTACCTCCGCCGCCCTTGGCACCGGAGGGGACGCCATTAAACACCTGGGCATTACAGCGGAAGCGAAGAACACGCTCGATTCGAATATGGCTGTCGCATACGCGATCACGTATATATTCGGCACGGCCGGCACAATAGTCCTCATAAAGATGGCGCCTGTCCTCTTTAAGATAGACCTAAAAGCTGAAGCGAAAAAACTGGAAGAGCAGATGGGGGCCGCGGAGTCGGATGAGGATAGCCAGGGGGAATTTTCATGGACCGCGCGGCTCGATATGAGGGCTTATACGGCCCTCAACGGCGCCATAATAGGGAAGAGTATTTCCCAGGTTGAGGCGCTTTTCCCCGCGAGGGTCGCGATAGACAAGATAAAAAGGGGCGGGAATGTCATCGAGTGCGCTCCTGAAACGGTTGTGGCGCGCGAGGACACTCTCCTCGTGCTGGGAGCTACCGCACAGCTGACGCATGCAGATGAGCTGCTAGGGCCGGAGGTCGACCGCGCGGCTGTTATCGACGTGGTTGGCGAGATCATGGATGTCTGCATTCTGAATAAAGAGGTTGCCGGCAAGACACTCGGGGAGCTGGGAAGACTAAAGCTTGCGCACGGGATATTTTTGCGCAAGGCTACCAGACAGGGCCACGAACTGCCGATCATACCCGGCACAGTGGTGCATAAGTGCGACATACTGCAGCTCGTCGGAGCCAAGGATGACGTCGAAAAGGCTGTTAAGTTCCTGGGATACGCCGAACGGCCGACTACCGTCACCGACCTTGTCACTGTGGCGGTTGGCTGCATACTGGGTACTCTGTTGGGGCTCATCGTTGTTCCTGTCTGTGGTATTCCGGTTACGCTGGGTACGGGCGGCGGAGTTCTTGTCGCAGGGCTTTTATGCGGATGGCTCAGGTCGATGCATCCCACATTCGGACAGATACCCGGTGGCGCGCAGTGGATACTGGGCGATCTGGGATTAAATCTTTTCGTGGCATGCGTGGGAGTTTCTGCCGGACCGCAGGCGCTGAACGCGATAAGGACGACAGGCCTTTCGGTATTTTTGGGAGGGATAGCTGTAACGACTCTGCCTATAATAGTGCTTCTGTTTTTAGGGTTAAAGGTATTGAAGATGAATCCGATACTGCTGTTGGGCGCGGGGACAGGTTCGCATAACTGCACAGCCTCGCTTAACGCGATAATCGAAGCGTCCGGAAGCCCTCTTGCCGTATTGGGATATGCCGCCCCATACGCGTTTGCGAATGTCATCCTGACGGTTTGGGGGACAATTATAGTAAGTATGATGTAG